The following are encoded in a window of Miltoncostaea marina genomic DNA:
- a CDS encoding serine/threonine-protein kinase: protein MSEAGSWGFAEGDEIAPGRHAVRLLGGGTRFEAYLAWDDALLAMVVVKVLRPGHAARPDALEGLAAEVEALRRLQHPAIVRSFGHALVGRRPHVVLEFLDGPRLSTLLRRHGMAIEQALSLGLQLCSAVHYMGRAGVVHLDIKPSNVIMGAPPRLIDLSVARTLDALAGIPAGVGTDAYMAPEQADPARLGEIGPASDVWGLGATLYEALCGRRAVPRPRAGGPRHPQLSVAPEPIPARAGVPPAVAAAVMACMSPSPADRPSAAEVAAVLEPAVAALPKPRLGRFRPGVRRG, encoded by the coding sequence GTGAGCGAGGCGGGCTCGTGGGGCTTCGCGGAGGGCGACGAGATCGCGCCCGGCCGCCACGCCGTGCGCCTGCTGGGCGGGGGGACGCGGTTCGAGGCCTACCTCGCCTGGGACGACGCGCTGCTGGCGATGGTCGTGGTGAAGGTGCTGCGCCCCGGGCATGCCGCCCGGCCGGACGCGCTCGAGGGGCTCGCCGCGGAGGTGGAGGCCCTGCGCCGGCTGCAGCACCCGGCGATCGTGCGCTCGTTCGGGCACGCCCTGGTCGGCCGGCGCCCGCACGTTGTGCTCGAGTTCCTCGACGGGCCGCGCCTGTCGACGCTGCTGCGCCGTCACGGCATGGCGATCGAGCAGGCGCTGTCGCTGGGGCTGCAGCTGTGCTCGGCCGTCCACTACATGGGCCGCGCCGGGGTGGTGCACCTCGACATCAAGCCGAGCAACGTGATCATGGGCGCGCCGCCGCGGCTCATCGACCTGAGCGTGGCGCGCACGCTCGACGCCCTCGCCGGGATCCCGGCCGGGGTCGGCACCGACGCCTACATGGCGCCCGAGCAGGCCGACCCGGCGCGCCTGGGCGAGATCGGGCCGGCCAGCGACGTCTGGGGGCTCGGCGCGACCCTCTACGAGGCGCTCTGCGGGCGCCGCGCCGTCCCGCGCCCGCGGGCGGGCGGGCCGCGCCACCCGCAGCTCAGCGTCGCGCCCGAGCCGATCCCCGCCCGCGCCGGCGTGCCGCCGGCGGTTGCCGCGGCGGTGATGGCCTGCATGAGCCCGTCGCCGGCCGATCGCCCGTCCGCGGCCGAGGTCGCGGCCGTGCTGGAGCCCGCCGTGGCCGCGCTGCCCAAGCCGCGCCTCGGGCGCTTCCGGCCCGGCGTGCGGCGCGGGTGA
- a CDS encoding aminopeptidase: MASLAHLAVRVGANVQPGQVVSVSARPGQEALARAIADAAYREGARFVDLAWFDPWVKLARLRHAPGDTLDFVPPWYGQRAVGLGEAGAATIALAGPTTPGLYDDVDPARAGRDRLPSVREGIEVIMAAKVNWTVVPCPNPEWARLVFPGLEPGAALERLWEQVAHVCRLDEPDPAAAWRARSAELEASAARLDARRLSALRFTGPGTDLTVGLLPGSRWVGGGDRRRDGLAHLPNIPTEEVFTTPDPERTEGVVTATRPLDLGGTIVEGLRVRFSGGRAVEITADAGAEALRARVAVDEGGSRLGEVALVDGSGRIGPLGTVFYDTLLDENATSHIALGAGYPKGASDEGAPRINDSRIHIDFMIGGPQVTVLGVGPDGREAPVLEGGAWR; encoded by the coding sequence ATCGCGTCGCTCGCGCACCTGGCGGTGCGGGTGGGCGCCAACGTGCAGCCGGGGCAGGTCGTCTCGGTGAGCGCGCGCCCCGGCCAGGAGGCGCTCGCCCGCGCGATCGCCGACGCCGCCTACCGCGAGGGCGCCCGCTTCGTCGACCTCGCCTGGTTCGACCCGTGGGTCAAGCTCGCCCGCCTGCGCCACGCGCCCGGCGACACGCTGGACTTCGTGCCGCCCTGGTACGGGCAGCGGGCCGTCGGCCTGGGGGAGGCCGGGGCCGCGACGATCGCGCTGGCCGGGCCCACGACCCCCGGCCTCTACGACGACGTCGACCCCGCGCGCGCCGGGCGCGACCGGCTGCCGTCGGTGCGCGAGGGCATCGAGGTGATCATGGCCGCGAAGGTCAACTGGACCGTCGTGCCCTGCCCCAACCCGGAGTGGGCGCGCCTGGTCTTCCCCGGCCTGGAGCCCGGCGCGGCGCTCGAGCGCCTGTGGGAGCAGGTGGCGCACGTCTGCCGGCTCGACGAGCCCGACCCCGCCGCGGCCTGGCGCGCGCGGTCGGCCGAGCTGGAGGCCTCGGCCGCGCGGCTGGACGCGCGCCGGCTGTCGGCCCTGCGCTTCACCGGCCCGGGGACCGACCTCACCGTGGGCCTGCTCCCCGGCTCGCGCTGGGTGGGCGGGGGGGACCGCCGCCGCGACGGGCTGGCGCACCTGCCCAACATCCCCACCGAGGAGGTCTTCACGACGCCCGACCCGGAGCGCACCGAGGGGGTCGTGACCGCCACCCGGCCGCTCGACCTGGGCGGCACGATCGTGGAGGGCCTGCGGGTGCGCTTCAGCGGCGGGCGCGCGGTGGAGATCACGGCCGACGCCGGCGCGGAGGCGCTGCGGGCGCGGGTCGCGGTCGACGAGGGCGGCTCGCGCCTGGGCGAGGTCGCGCTCGTGGACGGCAGCGGGCGGATCGGCCCGCTCGGCACCGTCTTCTACGACACCCTGCTGGACGAGAACGCCACGAGCCACATCGCGCTCGGCGCCGGCTACCCGAAGGGCGCCTCGGACGAGGGCGCGCCGCGGATCAACGACAGCCGCATCCACATCGACTTCATGATCGGCGGGCCGCAGGTCA